The sequence GCACATAGCCAATATGGAATAAGAAACGGCCAAATGAACAGACACAGTCAATGCCAAAGATCCCTAGATCTCGTTGTCACCGTGACAGGGTTCAAAATGGCACAGATAGTTCCATGGCAGTATTTATTTTCCCTCAACCTGCTGGCGTCCAGACCACAGCCTAATCATATTAGCACGAACGCAACGGGAAAAACTGTTAATTATCAATCGATTTGGCTCCCGAGCCGGATATCCCTCATTGTTAGGTACTACCATCATGGCATCGAACACATCGGCGGCCCGTTTCTACAACgacatcaaaatattttttcaatttctcAATTTAATTATTGGGGTGAGTTGCACTTTAAATTTGAAGTCTAAGGAAAACTCATGGTtcattttaattacctactaagagcattatacaccgtgggctggtaaaacccggcAGATTTTAAccaggtcataaggagcaaaaaatgttacgtACGTTTTGGTCAAATTccacacaaaatattttttttccgacaaaaaacttgttttctgcacacaacaagttatttcttcttacatcttggcaaaaaaaaaacattacaatcaataagtaaagttttttttatttatagtcaaaaattgcgagttttctttaaaactttaatgtctgtcagtaggtatgtcacATTGAGGCAGcatcgcagccaaaaaggcgtttttcactaagttattacagaaacaaattatcacaaaaattgtcattatctctaaaacaagacagatttcagaaaactttgtatgacgtattttagtctctaaatgcggtcaagaatacacctttaaaatctgtcgggttttaacAGCCTACGGTGTATAATTATCCTATTTCCTGAATTGTTGTATAAGTAATGTTAACTAAACCCCCTTATGTATTATGTAGTTTAGTGTACGGATAAACATTccatattttacaattttggcACGGATTCATATTAAGGAGCCTTTTTAACCCTCAGATATTCATTTTCAACATTAtcagaaacaaaataaagaaattcaagATTGCGAACAATTTTTTTGGAATTCTAATTATAGTCGTTAGTTCTTAAGCTTATAgtatattgtaagtaaaaccgtaCGTCTTACTTACCTCCATAAAAAAAGGttcggtcactttaaccggttattaaattacaactcctatgacAATTGCAATGAGATTCAAAACGAACTAGTGGAAAAATATCTTGTGTGGTCCCTTTACGGTTAGTGGGTGCACGTTACAGAACCAGTCTGAAATGTGTCATCGAGAATTTGAGATGCGTGACAATGCGCAGTATCAGAGAGCGCATTTGGATTACacttttgagcgttggactagctcgcgctcaggtgccaattggAATTATTCGCCAATGACCGAACCTTATTAGTTTttgcacgtgcggttttacttacaaaaCTACAGACTAAGATTTAGCCATAAGGGCCCATTTGAAAACTAACGACTAGGCGGATATTGATAGACCTTTACACACtctcaataataaaaataaaaacttcggAATGCCAGGATATACTATGTTTTAGGTTGAATCTAAAGTACTTTTTTCTATTGTCGTTGGTTTTGTAGCTAGCTGGCCCCGttcggctaatcctttgtctattgtaagtaaaaccgcacgtgctactacctgcataaaaaatggTTCGGTCACATCAACCGGGTAATTGAATTACGACTCTATGGAAATTGCAATGAGTTGCAATATGAACTGATGGAATAAAAACTTCCTACGGAACGGTGTAAAACCAGTCTAAAACATGTCATCGAGATGCATAAGGATGTTATTgaagagcgcacctacactggtttttttgagcgttggactagcccgcgctcatgAGCCACCTAGAATTATCAGCAAGTTTCGTGGCCTcgactgaaaaggtctccattATATGACGATTGTATAAGATACTATTTTGCCTCGCTTCCTTCGCTCATacgattataatatttaattatttataagttgcaCAAATTTTCAGTTATTTCCCGGGGTTGGCGCATTATCGTGCGGCATATCGATGGCAATATACACTCGCATATATCATGAAATCCTTCGGAAAGAGATGTGGCGGTATGTTTAAGTAATGTTTTAACAGAAAATTGCagcaccaaggtaaaacaccaacagtactggtctaacctaggcacgtgcaggcaggcgaaggaggccctcccgacaatcgaccccggtttgtcgaggaggctgagacagctgaagaggccacagctccggcttttgactggggccataaccggccacgccccactaaacaaacacctactaaccctacgtgttacagatagccccctctgcagagcgtgcatggaggaggaggaaacagccgcccacgtcattcttgaatgcccaggggtggcagaataccgggcacaatacctcggttctccggggtctctcccagaagtcgtcggcaacatcaagggtctgctaggcttcctggtagagctgggttggcaggagtagtgccgtcaacccaccatcacgcaaaataggcgcgaattgcgacgtcgagttgcggaaacccagcccgcgaatacgaataacgaacGAATAACAGAAAATTTAGCTACCTACTAACCAACTTAATAATTAGAAAGGGAATATTCTCAATTCATTCgcatatttttaaaactgtttTACGTCACGTTTCTAACCTTTCAGATCGTCATTTTCACACATTGTGGAATCGGAACAAAACAATATGACTGCAGCTTTAATTTGGTCTGGGGTTATAATACTTGTCCTCGCTGTTTTTGGCTGCTGCGGGGCGACCTGTCAAAACAAGACAGTGCTTTGcattgtaagtatttatttgttactGACTTTGTTTACCAGgtttaccaaaaatataaaatcatcTTTTATGGCATGTACATTGGCAGTGGCATTTATCACCGacgcttacttacttacttcttatTATTTTTCGATCCTTCATTACTCACGGCAAGATGGAGTTGTCAGACGACCTGGTTGATgattgccaatttttttttcagtattcCGCGCTTATGGGGCTGCTCGCTGTGATGGACTTCGGTTGGATATTATGGCAGTATTCAACAAGTAGAAATATGTTCACCATCAAGCATTCCTTCAGCCATGATTTTCAACTAGCTTTGCCGATCGCTTTACTCGTCATAAcggtaattatattttttgccaaaaactacaAAAACGCGATCCGAGCAAGCATCACATACAAATGTACTTTAAATGTAAAAAGACGCCATcggtaatagtattttatgcaacagttgtataagaagggtcaaaaaagacgagtggcgtgagttacaatgtgagccggagccgaaggcgtaggcgaacattgtaaaggaatacgccacgagaattttttgacctacttatacaacgttgcatacaatatttttcctacgagtcaacaaaaataaatcttaatttaggtaaacaaattacagcaaaagtatatagccaagacgcgcgagcataccttgttacgcacccggcccgccccgggccgcggccggccggtcggcgacacctcctcgtaactcatgaggccctggtacttgctacttgctaaattaaatttttggacagttttttctcaattttggccaccgtagcctacggagactaacaagcaacgctaagcggtcttcgtagtctatgggtgttgggTGACTTCGTagtatattacgggtgtcacatgcgtgtttctgacttatgaagtaattatttttacatgcaaccaaatgaatattttgtaagttggcagcaatgcacttagtttaaaactgtattcgtttaggttttgttaggttggtagccattaatcgcagtaacgttatagcttataaaagcacaagagctgttatgaggaatagacaatatagacttttcttgaaaccttttatgtatgttcttatattcgtgttaatgaatgcataaatgacagataacagtagaggagtaggaaaaaatgttaatagtATTGTCATTATCCTAATATAGAGGAAAAATCTAGCTAAGCGCAAATGCCGACAgctcaggccgcgtagccaacaagcgtagtcatctctctctatcactcttccacattagtgcgactgtgacagttgcgtttggttcgccacggagcgtgaacgatatgcacgttggctacgcgagcAGGCGTCAAACTAACTATATTGaggacctgtctggcctagtaggtagtgaccctgcctatgaaaccgatggtcaaAATCCCAGGGTTTAAATCTTAGTAAGAGCATTTTATTTGTgggatgagcatggatatttgtttctgagtcatgggtgttttcttcgtatttatattaagtatatatatgggccttatgcatgtttgccaccgacgtatttagtatttttttatatatatcgctgtctatgtttaagtacccacaacacaagccttgttgagcttattgtgggacttagtgaatttgtgtaattatgtcctatattatttatttatttatttaattccatattaatttaaattgtattttttatttaatgcatgttagttataagatgcaaaatgttttgaaaagatgtgtcccgccgagtttcttgctggTCCCATATTGAGATACCGACCTACAATCTAGGAGGGATTTAattcttctcgggtcagaggtgtagggttagaggcGGCGCCGGCGTAGtgttatttgacgttcataagcgcattgtaatatgcctacttgaaaaataaactacgtATCTTTAccaaattcaatttaaatcgGATCAGCGGTTCGAGCTTGAAGAGGTAGGAAACAGCAGACAGACTgacagttactttcgcatttataatattagtagggataatTACGCCAgaaacgaaaaaatattttcattccaGGACACCTGCATACAGTCGCGATATGCGGAGTTAGCAAGAGTAAGCTAAGagcagtttaaaaataattatttgtagaACAacagaggaaagttagtttttcttgcgagtgttgattttgagtcgcGAATAAGCGaatcacgagcgaagcgagggactcaaaaacacgagatgtaaaataactttgctctcatgtgacacatacaacttttcacctcagtagtgaacGGGGCGGGAAGAACatataaaagatttaaaaaaattagcatcaagtaaagtttgtattcctgtattcatggccataactaaattaaaaagctactttgtctcactccctggagtgacgaaagtaggcttgttcgagctgctgaggtgaaaatattttttttgcaaaaagctTATTCTGGATTACTCCGGATATAAGTTTACCTATCGGCGACGTACAACGGTCTCCGCGGCACAGTTTACCGAACTCATATTGCGTGGTTGCCTGGTTGCAGACTGCAGCAACGACCCTGGGGTCCGTCCTGGCGGCCCATGCTACTAGAGAAGCCAAAGAAGCAACATTACAGCCGCCCCCTTACGAAATGGATCCTCCAGCGTATCCACTTTGCGCCGATTTTGACGTCACAAGGCGTGGAAGTGCCGTTATCATtgacataatttcatagaaatatgtGAGAGTTAGATTGGTAACAGTGGCGTAGTTAGGCGTGGGCGGAGCGGCCGGCCCCCTGCTTCTCGGCCTCGCACTCGCGGGAGCCAGCCCTTTTGATTATTTGGGACTTGGAACACATTTaagccgcggactggacgcaagcgacGCGCGGTGCGGTGAGCGGCAAATCAAGGTAATTCAGACATTGCGCTTTTCTCATTTCTTTCAAGCCGCGCCCGCGCACCGCTTGCGTCTAATGCGCGGCTTGAAAGAACAGGGCCTCGCGCGCGcttcacgctacgccactgttTGCTAGTTTTTTTAGAATTAGTTTATTCTATTTTAGACTCAGATGCAAAGTGAGGATACGATCCTATATTACTACAATTTCGGTACAAAAGCGGGAGAAAATTGTCCAACTGAACTGTTTTTTACGGTCAACATCAATAGAATGATGAATCAATGCATCAAAAGTATCCGCCATCCTGGAAAACATTTCCGAAACGGGAATgtgcgtgcatgaactataggggGCAGTACAGGAGTTTGTTTATTGGCGCTAAGTGTACATgtcaatgtagcccacaagatggcagtcCATACAATGCATAAGAAAACGTGAACAGCCTTGTTTTGGCGTGAAGTATCAATGTACAGTTTATGTTCCCGATTCAGGCCTCAAGATGACAGAATTGGCagaacgcgcacggtccctatagagaTGTATTTCTAATACAGTTCGCGGTCAAACGTATCTctcacaaacatacatatagcGACATGGTTCTTATTGTTAAGGCCCCGTGAGAAAGACCTGAAAGAACCTGAACAAgtttttctctcactctcactgagcataAACGTGAGCGAGACGGCTGTGCGCGCCCGGGATCACGGATAGGTATCatcttttagaattttttttttaagttttaacaacaaaaacaaaaatcgaTGAGTCcgatcaaaaaaaaaatgcatttttagaagtagttttcatattatttacgttggtccaaaaaaaattacgtatttTTAAGGTGCGTTTTAGGCCTTTGTTCGTGTTTTTTCCCATCGAGTGAAAGTCAAGAAATCAgatttcgaatcgatgaagttactagaaaaAGGCCTCAAGCTATTTAGCTACTAAATTGAAATTTTGGCAACTGTatcgtattgtgatctaaaaagcTACCATTTTTCAAAACTCTGCTGAcagaacctactgcaccttaagctattagagaatgtcagatacttttgacgcgtagtctgcTCCGCTACATTTGATGCTGATTTTCATTACCTATCTGTTATCTGCGATATAAAAATCACAGCTATAGTTACGTCAATAAGGtgtaattaattttactaaatAATTATGACCTAATTAATATATTGTCTGGAAGATGTGGTTTTTAAGCAGTAAGACTTCCTAGAGTTTTTTTGTGTAGCAAAGAGTAttaatctatacatataataaagctaaagagggtcgaaagtctgtacatggaagatattcgaaaaaaagttgGCTGGGGATACTTAAAATCGATAACAGAACACGttacaacagtttttagaatttttgtctgtttgtctgtttttctgtttgtctgtttatttaaccgcgcatcacgtgaaaacgactaaacggattttgatgcaaactttactaatctgtcgagaaaatccccggccaagttataggctaaaaaattcaaggggggggggggcgtagccactacactcgattaagtttgcacctgagtCTTATGGCGCTACAAAAAAGGAAAGAAGAAGGTGCAAACTtttcttggttttttttttgtttgaaggaggtgcaaactttttcaaatatatgcTACGactatcgagtaccctgctaaactaacagatggCGCTGAAATTAAACCTCCGAgaaaggattttgccaaattaactctaaattTAGAAGAGGGGGTACGGATATCgacaaattttattgtatttaacagTAAATTGATTGTCACacattgcacagtgccatcttttgaGGAACTGAGTAAAcatttagtaatcaagtaaactaaaaatgagtttacttaaatacttacgaATTAGTGGTAAAATCAACACGCGCAtaattgcataattattttaaaaaatattaattttctccgtcatgaattatacctaatcgtaattatatcgcatccatattcatacgtatagCCTTCTTTAAGCACTTAATGATGGCCACGAAGGTGggtactttgaaaaaaaaacagttttctcTGACGTTTGCGgagtaaatgtcaaacgatttagaactcgcattttatacgcgtttaaatgccttcccgaaaaaatgaaatctttcgcgaaagtctcgcaacgcattaAGGCTACAAGGGGCACGGTCTCAGGAGTCTGAGGAAGGCCACGGTAAGAGACTCAGTGGAGCTCTAGCCAGGCAGGCCGCTTCACTCCGTTGCGATCCCAAAGACATCGTACGCAATCTGTGAGATCGCTCGAAActagcgacgatcgtgatttcAAACGTAGCCGCgactaccagagacgttatgcagaATCGTTCCTTCCGTCCGTGAAAACCTCATTCGGAACGGAGACCTGACACAGGTGACGCAGCGTGAGAAatcttgggtttgtgagagagCCATACTCAcgcaaaaaaaaaggaataggcAGCGGCAGTTAATGcgcggaaatcgaaggtgaacatgcagtatataattcctctaacactgtcttggatgaaggcaacGTCACAACATACCCGGTGGAGTTCCTAAACTCATCGAGTGCTTCAGGATTCCTAGCACAcgttatgcaacggaacccgGCTAAAAGTAGTGCAACTGCAGCGAAAACTCATCGAGGCGCGGATCCTGATGGGGTGCGGCGCCGGAGAAGCcgtgttcatcccgcgcatGCCCCTCATCCTGAGCAAGTTCCTGTTCCGCTTCAAGCACCTACAGTTATCCTTGAGCGTCTGCTTTTCCATGACCATTAACAAGTCGCAGGGGCAGACATTGCGCGCCGCCGGCATGGACTTGCGCACGGGTtgcttctcgcacgggcagctctacgtggcgtgtttgcgcgttaccagctgcacggagctattcgtgctAATACCCACCAGGGAGACTTACAATGTGGTGTAcaaagaaatattgtaaaatgtcaatgttatgtaaatatactttacatacctacttatttgtatgtaactgtagatataattgtatgtatatatttgggtgtacatacataaacataactgtagataaaatgcaaatGCTCGGCCTCAAGATTTTGATATCTCTTCTCCTTTCCTCTTATCTTACTTCTAACTAATATTACACCTAAATCCGAAAGTATGTTaggaagtatggatttctatgtgtatatttcttaccttttcatggaccgatttggatgatatttgccatggacatgatttggataggtacagtcaagcacgtaaaaatacaaaaatggtactgtattgtccgatatacacctactactctatgtcgtttaaatcacctcaaaaatttgaataagcgcgaaaaaaacttttgattttggagtgtagtttaagtggtacctaattgtaaaatattttatctggaccctctagcgtatccatctgtcaactttacttcaagttccacctccatgGGAGAGGGAGAGAAATTAGGGGCGAAATAGCCGCTTAATAACAGAAACCGAAttccacgcgggcggagccgcgggcacagctagtataattatatgttattgTTAATATCATAAGATTCAGGCCACTGTTTGTTAACATGTTACCAATGTTAAAAGTTCACCACAGGTACCGTCGTGTCAGTTCCTAAGGTTGTACCTACTTGAAAGATTATAAGTATAtagaatgataataaaaaaaatatatattctatattttatttcaaccgcagccaaatagctagaccctactcatagtgtcgtgttcctgccagtgagtaaggttgccagagctcaacgagggtgcggagtgttaaggtcgacaacgcgcatgtaactcctctggagttgcaggcgtacacaggctacggagactgcttaccatcaggcgggccgtatgctcgtttgccaccgacgtagtataatttttttttattggtattcaggataacaTCAGCCGTAAATATAACGAAATCATATTAATGCGtacataaaagaaggccaataacagtcatccattaaattacattatgtAGGTAacgattaaaaataacaaaaaatgaaacaaacaaatgCTCGAAACATACGTGAACAGTAGAACAgtacttgctttggcgtgaagagtcaatgtacagtttatgtttccgattcgcCACAAGTtgacgaaaaaatattattagaacaattatttattcaatcaatcaatttctTGTATTAAGCTAGAGCATCGATGTCTTAGCAATATTTCACGTTAACTTGTGGTTGCTAGTTAAAACGCTGCAGGCGTATAAAGTAGTTCACTGAATTCGTAACCGATCATTAGATAAATATTGCTATATTGATAAACTCATATCTTCTTCTTCagttgtttgacgaccggtttggcctagtgggtagtgaccctgcctacgaagctgatggtcccgggttcaaatcctggtaagggcatttattcgtgtgatgagcatggatatttgttcctgagtcatgggtgttttctatgtatttaagtatttataaatatttatatattatatatatcgttctctaagtaccctcaacacaagccttattgagcttactgtggaacttagtcaatttgtgtaataatgtcgtataatatttatttattatttattattatttatagttgtcAATGCTGAAGATCGTGTCATCATGTCCTGTTGAAGACCAAGTTCCTCCATAAGCTTCTATTCTTAGCCAAGCGCGTAGCCCCGTGCACTTTTGattgcataggtgcagtgaGGTGCACACCATCTAATAGGAAGAGGGCCTTGACTTACACATATACACTTTGAATTTAATAACTCCATGAATTATCATGGTAGAAGATAAAGAAGTACCTCGTACTCTGTCATTACTTACGCTACTATTATAACGCTTTCTTTCAGGGTATCTCGCTTACGGTAGCTGCAGTAGATAAATGACCATCAAAGTAAGAGTTTAGAGCGCAATGTTGTACACTGTTCTTATAAAGTACTCATAGAAAGACTGTTCCAAAGACAACATTCGTCAAACCTTATTACAACGAGCTAAGGTCTATTGCACATCTGGGGCCTTCGTGGTTATGAATGGTGCGGACAATCATTCACTTTCCTCGGGTCACGAAGTCGTGGCCCGGGGGTCAGTGCACCCGCGGGttaaagcaaaataaatgtaattgaaCTGTTTTGAGCGAAATTGCTGTCTAAACAAATTCTCGTTTTATTTAGACAACTAGCTGTAGATACATATCACTAGAACTAAGTACCTATTGCATGGATCCAAAAGTTAAATCTGAGCAAGATACGTACCTGTTTATAGCTcgatgaatgtataaatgacagataacagtagagagtaaataaataaattaaatatctacCCGCTCTCATTTCTTTGCGTTACAATTtaaaggcaattttttttttctaaaatataaaaaatgaagTAGCTAGGCTAGGCACATAGTACCACTTGCACGTCTAATGCTCCATCTCGCAGGGTGACGAAGCAAGTTTTGAGTAGCCATAAAGTGACCCACTGCCACGAAGGTTGTCCTGTTTTCCTGTACATTTCAGTTGTCAAGAAATTCGTCCATGTTTCACCATAATTCCCTATGTTGACCATCAGTATAGGATAATGCTTCTCAATTCACATACGCGAGATGGATTGGGTTATAggccccacgctagcccaaagCGAGGCGAGgcacctttaaatttcttctCAGATTCCTCGCACTTTGTTTTTATTCCTTTCTCGTATCAATGACTCATACTCGTAATTTAAATATACCACTTTCGTTAGCTTCGTAACTAAGCTTGTTAATTCTTTGTACACCAATACGGGCAGAGCCATCAGATCTCGCCGAGAGATCTTGCAATGCAAAACGTTAAGTACGCCATCGTTCCAACTTTCGTTTCCGTAACAATAGTTAGTTTTATCGCCCATCAGCAATTAAAGACCCGTCAGACAGGGACGAGACCACACTAGACAGCTTGTTTTTAGAGTTCCTTATGCATATCAATcgggattatttatttattttaacttcattgcacagaaaataaagaGAACACTGTCGGACTTATATAGGTATAAAGGCATGCTCAATATTATATAACAACCAATGggcaaaaaaaacaaacaaatgttTTTAGGTGCATCATTTTTTGCGCTGTAGCGTAAATTGTGTATCAAAATGGTACGAAACCCAACAGGACTCGGAGATGCACTTTAAGATATTCCAATAACGTTATGCATTCATCCTAAGCATCGTAATCAGCAATCAAGATGCGTAAGAGTTAATTAGACGTTCCGATTGGCATTATCACTACATCATTATGATTGACCATCTTTGACGGGTCACAGTACGAGTAGATCGACAGACATTAAAGATTGAGTTTGCGCAATCTGTGTGTCACAATGATGACAGGGATAATTGCTCACGATTCTAcgtcgcaaattttgtttatctaACTCTAGATTCTACGTTTTTTAGGTACCTCATTCTTACATCCTTCGCCATATTACGGATTTTCAGTGGTAGGTACTAATTTATTTCAGCGACTAGGAGTATACCTACTCTTTGACAACAGGAGTTGAAAGTTTTCGAATGTCACCGTTTAATAGAACCTTGCTAGGCTTTATATTAATGATAAAATTGCATTGTTTTTGCGTGTAAAAATACCTAACATTATTCATATAGAGTCCGACTGTCCTTACAAACATTCGCGTTGTCCTAATAATTTTGTAGCTTAACTTTGACGCATAGTTTTTAGCAACCTCTCATCTCTGGTGCAAAACCAGCAAAAGCTTGAGGCGTCGCAAAGTGCGGAAGGGACGAACCGGCCGCGGCCTGTAATACATCCGTCGCTTGCGGAGCGCTCGCCTCAGAGGCACCAGAATAAAGGTGACGTTcgaatgtcaactgcagctgcattactgttgagGCATCGGTGTTGCCGCCAGTATATCTGTCAaattccttaataaaataattgatggAATGAACCGGTGTATTCCC is a genomic window of Cydia pomonella isolate Wapato2018A chromosome 15, ilCydPomo1, whole genome shotgun sequence containing:
- the LOC133525487 gene encoding uncharacterized protein LOC133525487 isoform X1, with amino-acid sequence MGVPMLKNCCFCASLHTGMLIIAYLYSLFPGVGALSCGISMAIYTRIYHEILRKEMWRSSFSHIVESEQNNMTAALIWSGVIILVLAVFGCCGATCQNKTVLCIYSALMGLLAVMDFGWILWQYSTSRNMFTIKHSFSHDFQLALPIALLVITTAATTLGSVLAAHATREAKEATLQPPPYEMDPPAYPLCADFDVTRRGSAVIIDIIS